The genomic window GTGCGGGGGCCCGCAGGTGTTCGCGCAGCGAGGAATCCCCGGACAGCATTAGGCATGATCCTTGGTGAGATACTGGAAGACCGCATCCAGGTTCAGGTCCAGGGGGTCCAGGGCGCGCAGGGGGATGCCGCCTTCGGCTGCGGCCTTCTGCAGGCGGGGCAGGATGTCCCTGGGGGAACTCACCGAGATCACCACGGCGCCGTCCTCCATGCGCAGGGCCGCCAGTTCCGGCTGCTCCACCGCCCAGCGGGCCAGCACCTGGGCCTCCCCCGTAAGGCGCAACTCCACCGGGTGGCGATCCAGCAGCTGGCGGATTTCCGTGACCGTGCCCTCGGCCAGCAGGCGGCCCCGGAACAGCAGGAGGATGCGGTCCGTGAGCTGGGCGATCTCGCCGAGGATGTGGCTCGAAACCAGGACCCGCGCGCCCTTGGTGGCCAGATCCCGCAGCAGGGCCATGAGCGTGAGGCGGGCTTCCGGGTCCAGCCCGTTGAAGGGCTCGTCGAGAATGAGCAGCTGCGGCTCGTGCAGCAGGGCCTGGGCCAGGCGGATGCGCTGCCGCATGCCCTTGGACATCCGTGCGAACGGAAGGTGGGCGCGGTCGGCCATGCCCACGGTGTCCAGGGCCCGGCTCACGGCGGCCTTCAGGTCTTCGCCCGACAGTCCCGAGAGCTCGCCCATCATGTGAAGCCAGCGATCGGCGCGCAGGCCCGAGGGCAGCCGGTCGCCTTCGGGCACGAGCCCCAGGCGGGCGAGCACGGCGGGATTGCGGAAAGGGGCCTCGCCGAAGATCTTCACCTCGCCGCCTGAAGGCGGCAGCAGGCCGGAAAGGAGCTGCAGCAGCGAGGACTTGCCGGCACCATTGGGGCCCAGCAGGCCCGTGATGCCGCCGCCATCCGGCAGCTCGAAGGTGGTGGGGCTGAGGCCGAGGATGGGGCCGTAGCGGAGGGAGGCGCGGTCGAGGGAGATCATCAAATCACCGCCTCCGAAGGCTGGGTCCGCCGGGCCGCCACGAAGGTCCAGAGGCCGATGTGGAAGGCGGTGCCGAGCAGCGCCGGAACCCAGCCCACCAGGGGGCGGGCGACGCCCACCAAGAGCTGAGGCCAGGCCTCGGCCAGCATGACGGGGTTCAGGCCATCGATGGCCCGGATGCCCGTGAGGCCGTGGATCATGGAAGCCAGGGTGCCTGCACCCAGCACGAGGCCCAGCACCCAGCCGATGCCGGCCCGGGGGGTGGCGGCCATGCTGGAGGCGCCCACGGCCAGCGAACCCATGAGCACCGAGCTGATGGCCATGGCCGGCAGCAGGCGGAGGGGCGCCGTCACCCATACCGGCCCGCTCGTGCCGGCCAGCAGCAGGGACATGAGCCAGGGCAGCAGGGCGAAGGGCAGCAGGATGGCGAACGGCAGCGCCGAGGCGAAGCCGAGCTTGGCGAGCAGGTAGTCCCGGGGCGCCACGGGATGCGCGTACATCAGGGGCCGCACACGGTAGAGGGTGTCCCTCGCCACGAGTCCGCCGCCCACCAGGGCCACCAGGAACCAGAGCAGGTAGCTGGCGGGATTCAGCAGGTCCGCCTGGAAATCCGCGCCCTGGGTGAGGACCGTCTTGGCGAAGTCCTGCATGGCCTTGAAGGCCTGGTTCGTCTGGAGCAGGTGATCCACATAGATGCGGGCCACCTTCCAGATCAGGAGCATGAGGAAGGCGAAGCCGAAGAAGCGGCCGATCTTCTGGCGCCAGAGCCGTGCGACATCGAAGCGCAGGAGCACCAGGACCGGGGGATGGCCGTGGCTGAGATCCGGGGCCGGCGGCAGGGTGGGGGCGTAGATGGGCATCGTCAGGCTCCCGTTCCAACGGCCGCCGGAGCCCCGTGGAGGGCCCGCAGCAGCACTTCATCCAGGCGATCGTGGCGCGGCGTGAGCTGCACCAGGGTGGCGCCATGGTTCTCGGCCCAGCGGAAGGCAGCCGTGGGGTCCGCCTCGACCAGTTCCAGGTCGTAGAGGCCGTTCCGGCCTTCCAGCACGGTGCCCAGCTCCGCCAAGGCGGCTTCCTGGGCCGCGTCCAGCGAATCGAGGAAACGCAGCTCCACGCGACGCGCCAGGGCCTTCCGCAATCCAGCCATGGAGCCTGCCGCCTTGATCTGGCCCTGGTCGAGGATCACCAGCTGGTCGGCCACGCGCTCCACATCGCCCAACAGGTGCGAGGCCAGGATGACGCCCGTGCCCAGCTCCGCGTGGACCCGCAGCACGAGATCCAGCATGCGGCGGCGACCGTCGGGATCGAGGCCGTTGGTGGGTTCGTCCAGGAAGATCAGCTCGGGGCTGTGCACCAGGGCCTGGGCCAGCTTCACCCGCTGCCGCATGCCGGTGGAATAGCCGCTCACCGGCCGGTAGCGGGCCTCGTCGAGCCCCACGAAGTAGAGCACTTCGTGGGCGCGATCCCGGGCGGATTCCGGCGCGAGACCGCTCAGCTCACCCCAGAAGGCCACCTGCTCGTAGGCCGAGGTGTCCTCGATGAGGGCATCGTACTCGGGCATGTAGCCGATGCGGGCCCGCAACCGTGCAGCCTCGGGCGCCCCCAGGCCAACCCCCAGCACCGTGCCGGAACCCCGGGAGGGCGTCAAGAGGCCCAGCAGGGTCTTCAGCAGCGTGGACTTGCCGGAGCCGTTGGGACCCAGCAGGCCCACGATGCCGCGGTCCAGGGCGAGGGTCAGGCCCTTCAGGGCGGGTGCGGCCGTGGCGGCGTAGCGCACTTCCAGGTTTTCGAAGGCGATCAAGGAAGCCTCCCGATGACGATCGCGGCATTCTCAAGGGCGGTCACGGCATTCTCCAGCATGTTGGTTGCTACGAACGGGACCCAGGATGGATTAGGCTGGACCCATCCATCCTCCCACCCCCGCAAGGGAATCGCATGCAACTCCTGGACTGGCCCTTCCTCGATGCCCTGCAGACCGGGGCCCTGGCGGCCCTGTTTGTCAGCTACATCACGGATGCCCTGTCGCGGCGGGACCGCATGATGGGCTGGCTGGCCCTCACCTGCCTGCTGGTGGGGTGCCGGCATGGCGTCCTGGCCCTGGGCACCCTGCCCGGCATGAACCCCGATCTGGTGGACCGGGCCCAGAGCCTGCTGGTGGTCTTCGGCTTCATCGCCCTTTGCACGGCCCTCACCAAGCTCTTCCCGAACCACATCCCCCCCCGGTTCCCTGGATGGATCGCCCTGGGCATGATTCCCAACTATGTCCGCAACCTGGTGCTGCCCCATCCCGGTTTGGCGGATGCCTGGGCCCACCATGCCTACAACGCCACCTACCTCGTGGGCTGCGGCTGCATCATCTTCTGGACCCTTCGGGCCAAGCAGGATGGGGATCCGCTGGGGCGCCGGCTCTTCCTGGGGTTCATCGGGGTCACCCTGCCCGTGGTGATCGAGATCGCCGCCCACAGCCTCTTCGGCCTGAAGATTCGCCTCTCGGGCTTCAGCCTCGTCATCCTCGCCATGGCCATCGGGACCTCCTGGCAGTGGTTCGTGGTCCACGCCATGGAATCGCGCATCCACCGGGCCGAGATGGAGGTGGAGGTCTGGCGCAGCCTCGTGCCCGGCAACGCCTTCCGCACCGACCGGCCCTCGGCGCTGATGGAGAACCTCTTCGGAACCACCTGGGCCGACCGCGTGCGGGAGTTCCCCGACCTGCCGCTGCTGGCG from Geothrix sp. includes these protein-coding regions:
- a CDS encoding ABC transporter ATP-binding protein, which encodes MISLDRASLRYGPILGLSPTTFELPDGGGITGLLGPNGAGKSSLLQLLSGLLPPSGGEVKIFGEAPFRNPAVLARLGLVPEGDRLPSGLRADRWLHMMGELSGLSGEDLKAAVSRALDTVGMADRAHLPFARMSKGMRQRIRLAQALLHEPQLLILDEPFNGLDPEARLTLMALLRDLATKGARVLVSSHILGEIAQLTDRILLLFRGRLLAEGTVTEIRQLLDRHPVELRLTGEAQVLARWAVEQPELAALRMEDGAVVISVSSPRDILPRLQKAAAEGGIPLRALDPLDLNLDAVFQYLTKDHA
- a CDS encoding ABC transporter ATP-binding protein, whose amino-acid sequence is MIAFENLEVRYAATAAPALKGLTLALDRGIVGLLGPNGSGKSTLLKTLLGLLTPSRGSGTVLGVGLGAPEAARLRARIGYMPEYDALIEDTSAYEQVAFWGELSGLAPESARDRAHEVLYFVGLDEARYRPVSGYSTGMRQRVKLAQALVHSPELIFLDEPTNGLDPDGRRRMLDLVLRVHAELGTGVILASHLLGDVERVADQLVILDQGQIKAAGSMAGLRKALARRVELRFLDSLDAAQEAALAELGTVLEGRNGLYDLELVEADPTAAFRWAENHGATLVQLTPRHDRLDEVLLRALHGAPAAVGTGA